A genomic window from Thunnus maccoyii chromosome 2, fThuMac1.1, whole genome shotgun sequence includes:
- the pgap4 gene encoding transmembrane protein 246: MPRWKAFFSQYLRWSSTVTQALILAVITFCVVLPLCCHRLLYSYFFIKSMYLDSMSEEVLRESLDRGQDALHFWQSTSTAVASRFSDIAQHPELLVTVVTAQRSEGRDFHYLLQVMRQLNGLLGSCGERRCAEVLVCDVESGPHENQDAKLLERHFRVIRRSPREQQRNRERVNTFEREKRDYVFCLQKGQELVKPKNMVVLEDDALPRGDFFAVIKDLLSRRFSLQTLYIKLYHPERLQRYWNPEPYRILEWVGLGLVGATALLLTFPYWNPCSFSFTLSTSHLLFFTLYFMAVAELVGRHYLLEVRRLSPQLYAVSPATECCTPAMLFPGNASLRVAEYLDGSFCIKGNAKDMVLYQMARTIPEERSHSVEPNLITHIGAYSSVRPNPSRPRLL; the protein is encoded by the coding sequence ATGCCTCGATGGAAAGCCTTCTTCAGTCAGTACTTGCGATGGTCGAGCACTGTCACTCAAGCCCTCATCCTTGCCGTCATCACATTTTGCGTTGTTCTACCTCTTTGCTGCCATCGGCTGCTTTATTCTTACTTCTTCATCAAGTCCATGTACCTGGACTCCATGAGTGAGGAGGTCCTGCGGGAAAGCCTCGACCGAGGTCAGGACGCCCTGCACTTCTGGCAGAGCACTTCCACTGCGGTGGCCTCCAGATTCAGCGACATCGCCCAGCATCCTGAGCTGCTGGTTACCGTGGTGACAGCCCAGCGGAGTGAGGGGCGGGACTTCCACTACCTGCTCCAGGTGATGCGGCAGCTGAACGGCCTCTTGGGAAGCTGCGGGGAGCGGCGGTGCGCAGAGGTGCTGGTCTGCGACGTGGAAAGCGGCCCACATGAAAACCAGGACGCCAAGCTGTTGGAGCGACACTTCCGGGTGATCCGGCGATCCCCTCGGGAGCAGCAGAGGAACAGGGAACGGGTCAACACCTTcgagagggagaagagggatTATGTCTTTTGCCTGCAGAAAGGACAGGAGCTGGTGAAGCCCAAAAACATGGTTGTCCTGGAGGACGATGCTTTGCCTAGAGGGGACTTTTTTGCGGTTATAAAGGACTTGCTGTCACGTCGGTTTTCCCTCCAGACTCTTTACATCAAGTTGTATCACCCTGAAAGACTTCAGCGCTACTGGAACCCTGAACCCTACCGCATCCTGGAGTGGGTGGGACTCGGGCTGGTCGGAGCGACGGCCCTCCTCCTCACCTTTCCTTATTGGAATCCTTGTTCTTTCTCCTTCACGCTGTCGACCAGCCACCTTCTCTTCTTCACCCTCTACTTCATGGCTGTTGCCGAGCTGGTGGGGCGGCACTACCTCCTGGAGGTGCGGAGACTTTCCCCGCAGCTCTACGCCGTTTCTCCAGCCACTGAGTGCTGCACGCCAGCCATGCTCTTCCCCGGCAACGCCTCTCTTAGGGTGGCAGAGTATCTGGACGGCTCGTTCTGCATCAAGGGAAACGCCAAAGACATGGTTCTGTATCAGATGGCCAGGACAATCCCAGAGGAAAGGTCTCATAGCGTGGAACCCAACCTCATCACCCATATCGGAGCCTATTCCTCAGTCAGACCAAACCCATCCAGGCCTCGACTCCTCTGA